The segment CCTTCGCCACTGGTGTTCCTCCAAATCTCTACGCATTTCACCGCTACACTTGGAATTCCACTTTCCTCTTCTGCACTCAAGTCCCCCAGTTTCCAATGACCCTCCACGGTTGAGCCGTGGGCTTTCACATCAGACTTAAAGGACCGCCTGCGCGCGCTTTACGCCCAATAATTCCGGACAACGCTTGCCACCTACGTATTACCGCGGCTGCTGGCACGTAGTTAGCCGTGGCTTTCTAATAAGGTACCGTCAAGGTACAGCCAGTTACTACTGTACTTGTTCTTCCCTTACAACAGAGTTTTACGATCCGAAAACCTTCTTCACTCACGCGGCGTTGCTCCATCAGGCTTTCGCCCATTGTGGAAGATTCCCTACTGCTGCCTCCCGTAGGAGTCTGGGCCGTGTCTCAGTCCCAGTGTGGCCGATCACCCTCTCAGGTCGGCTACGCATCGTCGCCTTGGTGAGCCGTTACCTCACCAACTAGCTAATGCGCCGCGGGTCCATCCTGTAGCGATAGCAGAACCATCTTTCAACTCAAAAACATGTGTTTCCAAGTATCATTCGGTATTAGCCCCGGTTTCCCGGAGTTATCCCCAACTACAGGGTAGGTTACCCACGTGTTACTCACCCGTCCGCCGCTAACGTCAGAGGAGCAAGCTCCTCCTCTGTTCGCTCGACTTGCATGTATTAGGCACGCCGCCAGCGTTCGTCCTGAGCCAGGATCAAACTCTCCATAAAAAGAAATTTGATTTGCTCAAATTGTTTTGCTGGCATCTCATCTTCATTCGATGTCCAAATTTATTTCGTTCACTTACCAAAGTAAGCTACTAAAATTTATTGATTACGTTTTGCTTGTTCAGTTTTCAAGGTTCATATTTTGCTTCAGTCGTTTTTCAGCGACTTCTTCATATTAACATTTCACTCAAATCATGTCAATCACTTTTTTTAAAAAAGTTATTTGCATTTTATTATTGAGTTTTCCGTTATGTCTTAGCGACAATTAATATAATACAATACCAAGATAGTATTCGTCAACTATTTTTCTAAAAAAATATCGAGGCATTTTTTTATACCTCGATTACAAGCATACTACAATCATTGCCCTATTTCTAGAGCATCTTTATTTACCTTGTAGTGACGATGAAAAATCATATCATTTTTCGCAACAACTGGTTCTACTTGAATATAGCCTTTATCCACCAAATACTCTACAAACACTTCTAAATCTACTGAATAATTTACAAGCTCATGATGATCATGTAGCTCTTGAATTGACCATGTTTCCTTCGATTGCATAACCTCTAGTATATGTTGTGCACCATCTCTTGTGCGAGAGTGAATTAAAAACTCACTTGCTAAAAATAATAGCTCTAGTCGCTTTTCAATTGGTTCATTACTCGTTATAAGCTCCTCGTACAGCTTATAGATCGCTGGCTCAATTTTTTTTACCTGTGCCCAAACAGTTACTTCTGGATAAAGTCCACTATCAATGATTGATAAACGCCCTAAATGATGTAAGGAATCAACTACATGATTATAAGCATCTAAGTAGCTTCCTTTATCAAAGTATTCTTTCCCCTCTAAATAACGTCGAATAAGCTTTGAGAATTGAATACCTGTTTTTATTTTACGACCATTGAAAGGGAATTCCTGTAACTCTATTTTTAACTTATGCAAAAATTCATTGCGATCAAATAATACTCTGCCAAAGAATATCCAATCGACTACCTTCTTATTAGAACCAATGAGTAACCATTTTCTTATCAATTTCTCCGTAACAGTATGTAGAGCGACTTTATTTCCTTCATATAAGTAATGTTTCGAAAAAACTGGCTGCTCTGCTTCTTTTACAATAATCAGCAAAACTGTATCGAATGTATCTGTAACATTACTTTGCTCTTCACGCTTTTCCACTAAAATAACGCCTAACGTATTCGACTGACTTGCACGCTCTTGATAGATTGGACGCAATACTTGTTCCACGCTCAGCCCTCCTTTATTTCTTTAGCTCCCTGTGTTCCGTTAAAAATTCGACATACTCTAAAAGTATTCCTGCTTTCATCCATCTCAAAGCTAAAATACTTTGTCCTTATATGTTATAGTAGATTTTAGATTGGGAGGCAAGATGAAAAATGAAACCTTATAAAAGTAAAATTAATAAAATTCGTTCATTCGCATTAGCGTTAATCTTCATCGGCTTTGTTGTGATGTATGGGGGCATTTTCTTTAAAAATAGCCCAATACTCGTGCTAATTTTCATGACATTAGGGGTACTATGCATTATTGGTAGTACAGTTGTTTACGCTTGGATTGGCTTGCTATCAACAAGAGCTGTGCAAGTTGAGTGCCCTAATTGTCATAAACATACAAAAGTTTTAGGTCGCGTAGATATGTGCATGTACTGCAATGAACCGTTAACGCTTGATCCTACTCTCGAAGGTAAAGAGTTTGACCAATCCTATAATAATAAAACAAAAAAATCCTAGCCCTTTTTTAGGAGCTAGGATTTTTTATTGTACCTTAGCAATAGCACCTTTACATGATGGACAAGTGCCGTATATCTCTAAACGATGCGAATGCACATCAAAGCCTGTAACCTGTGATGCAAATTGCTCAATTTCGTCGAGTCCAGGATAATGGAAATCAACAATCTTACCGCAACATTCACAGATCATATGGTAATGATCATTTGTTACAAAATCAAAGCGGCTTGAGGCATCTCCATAAGTAAGCTCTTTTACAAGACCTACCTCACGAAATACACGTAGGTTGTTATAAACAGTTGCTACACTCATATTAGGAAACTTTCCTTCAAGTGCTTTATAAATTTCATCGGCAGTAGGATGTGCCATTGATTGAATCAAATATTCCAAAATAGCATGACGTTGAGGGGTAATACGTACACCAGTTGTTTTTAACGTGTCAAGTGCATCTTGTAAATGCGTTGCAGACATCGTCATGCACCTCTTCCATAAGTATTATTAATTTATAATTGTTATAAATAGTGTATCGAATTCCCCCTGCTTCGTCAACAATCATACATTTCTTCTTCCCACTCAATCTTAAAAATTTCTTAGTATCCTCTTGATAAATCCATGACATTTTCTAAATCGGTTTCTCCCTTTAACCATTTAGCTAAGCTTGGTTTAAAAATCTCTAAACTGCGCTCCACATAACGAGATGAATGGCTTGATATATGTGGGGATACAACAACATTTGGGAATGTCCATAATGGATGATCCGCTGGCAAAGGTTCTTCCTCAAAAACATCTAACACAGCATAGCCAATTTCTTCCGCCTGAATAGCTTGAATCAATACCTTTTCATCAACTAAGTTACCTCGGCCAAAATTCATAAAAATAGCATTGTTTTTCATAGCTACAAAATGCTCTTCTTTTAATAAATGTGTCGTTCCCTCTGTTTTCGGTAGTACCGAAATAACAATATCCGCACTTGGCAATGCTTCGATTAATTGTACAAAGCTAACCATTTTATCCATATAAGGCGCTTCTTTACCGGAACGATTACAGCCCACTGTTGCTACACCAAAGGCTTGCAATAAGCGACCAACCTCTGAACCAATCGCACCTGGTCCTAAAATAAGCGCTGTGCTATCACGTAATTCTGTTTGTTTTGCTTTTTTTGACCATTCACTCATTTTTTGTTGCTCATATATCCAAGGCAATGCACGCTTAATAGCTAAAATATGTGCTAGCATCGATTCTGCCATTGGTGTTTTATGAATACCACGAACATTCGATACTAAAATTCCTCGCTCCATAATGGCTTGCGCAGGCATTTTTTCAATGCCTGCGGATGCTACAAAAATCCACTTTAAGTTAGTTGCATATTGGATATTATTTTCTGTTAAATCTTCACCATATGTAACTAACACATCTGCTTTAGCTAGCTCTTCATTCGATAAACCATTTTCAAAAATAAAGTCCACCTGTGGAAATTGTGCTAGCAATGGCTCACGTAAATCAGGTCTTGGTTCAAACGTAAAATAAATTCTCATGTTGTCGCCTCCTGCTCTGCTAAATAAGCATACACTTCTTCAATATGATTTTTCACGCGTACTTTGCGCCAAGCTTTCTCTAGCTTTCCTTCCGGATCAATCAAAAATGTTGAGCGCTCAACCCCCATAAATTCACGTCCATACATTTTCTTGAGCACCCAGACACCATAAGCTTCAGCCACCTTATGATCCTCATCTACCAACAATGAAAATGGTAGCTTATGCTTATCAATAAACTTTGTATGTTTGTTAGCATCATCTGGACTTACGCCGAGAATAACAGCATTCAACTGGCTGAAATCCTCAAATTTATCACGAAAATCACATGCCTCTGTTGTACAGCCTGGTGTCATATCCTTTGGATAAAAATATAAAATCACATATTGTCCTATGAAATCTGCTAAATGCACTAACTCCCCTTTTTCATTTATTAAAGAAAAGTCTGGTGCTTTTTGTCCTTCTATTACAGTCATGTTCATCTCCTCCTTTGTAGGTTCTATTTTACTCTAAGTCATAAATCAAGTCATATCTCTTCATTTTTTTTGGATTTCTTACACTGATAGGTCTACAATAGATAGCAGATAAAATTTTAGGAGGCAATACTTATGAATCATGCAAAATCCGAAGCACTACATGCAGAGGCACTACAACATATCGTTGGTGGGGTAAACAGCCCCTCACGTTCATATAAGGCAGTAGGTGGCGGTTCTCCTGTGGCAATGGCTCGCGGGAAAGGCGCTTATTTTTGGGATGTAGATGGCAATCGTTATATTGACTATCTTGCAGCATATGGACCTCTTGTAACTGGACATGGTCATCCACATATCGCCAAAGCAATTGCACATGCAGCCGAAAATGGTACATTGTTTGGAACACCAACTGAATATGAAGTGACATTTGCTAAAATGCTGAAAGAGGCAATTCCCTCAATGGATAAAGTGCGCTTTAACAACTCAGGTACAGAGGCTGTTATGACAACTATTCGTGTTGCGCGTGCCTATACAGGACGTACGAAAATTATGAAATTTGCGGGCTGCTACCATGGGCACTTTGATTTAGTATTAGTAGCTGCGGGCTCTGGACCTGCTACATTAGGAACACCAGATTCAGCAGGTGTTACAACTTCTACTGCGGAAGAAGTAATTACTGTGCCTTTCAATAATCCTGAAGCCTTTATAGAGGCAATGGATACATGGGGAGAGCAAATTGCGGCGATCCTAATAGAGCCAATTGTAGGGAACTTTGGTATTGTTGAGCCAAAGCTAGGCTTCCTAGAGCTTGTTCATGCGACTGCAAAGGAAAAAGGTGCTTTAACAATTTACGATGAGGTGATTACAGCATTCCGCTTCCATTATGGCGGTGCTCAAAATTTACTTGGCCTAACACCTGACCTGACAGCACTTGGAAAAGTTATTGGTGGCGGGTTGCCAATCGGTGCATATGGCGGTCGTAAAGATATTATGGAAACAGTTGCTCCACTCGGTCCAGCATACCAAGCCGGGACAATGGCTGGAAACCCTGCATCTATGCAAGCTGGTATCGCCTGCCTTGAAGTGCTACAAACACCGGGTATTTATGATGAAATGGATCGCCTTGGCGGTATTTTGGAGCAAGGCATTTTAGCTGCGGCAAAAAAGCATAATATCACAATAACGGTTAATCGTCTGAAAGGAGCATTGACTGTTTACTTTACCGATGTGCAGGTAGAAAACTATGAGCAGGCAGAAAATACGGATGGTGAAGTATTTGGCCGCTTCTTTAAATTAATGCTTGAACAGGGTATTAATTTAGCACCTTCCAAATATGAGGCATGGTTCTTAACAACTGAACATACAGAGGCAGATATTCTTGAAACGATTAAGGCTGTAGATCACGCTTTTTCCCAATTGTAATTAGGTGACAGTTTAAAGGCGGCTTGCTAACGGAAGTCGCCTTTTTTCATTCCCGCATGCAAATCTATGTATTTTATAAGCACTTCCTTCTATAATGTAAAGAAGCTTAAAAATTTTAGACAGAAAGGACATCCATTTTCTATGAAATTAGGTGCCCGCGTATTTAAAACTGGTGTAGCTATTGTATTAGCACTGTTTATTGCAGAATTGTTAAATCTACCTTCACCTGTTTTTGCTGGGATTGCAGCAATTTTTGCGATTCAGCCTTCTATTTATCGCTCTTATCAAACCATTGTAGAACAAGTACAAGCAAATATTATAGGCGCTGCTATTGCTGTTGTATTTGGTCTACTTTTTGGTCATCACGTTGTTGCTATTGGTATAGCTGTTATTATAACAATTGGTGTCATGTTAAAGTTTAAACTTGAAAAATCGTTGTCACTGGCACTCGTATCTGTTGTTGCTATTATGGAGTTTCAAAGGGATGACTTTCTAACCTTTGGATTGATACGCTTTTGCACAATATTAATTGGAGTATTGGCAGCATTTGTTGTCAATCTTGTGTTTTTACCACCAAAATATGAGGTAAAGCTATTCCGTAAAATTTATATTTTACAGGATGATATTATTCGCTGGACACGACTTGCTGTACGCCAAGCTTCTGAGCATACATCCACAAAGGGAGCATTAAGTAAATTTAAAAGTCGTATGCTGCGAGTGGATGCACTTTATGAATTATATAAAGAAGAGCGAAACTACTTTAAAAATAAAAAATATGTAAAAGCACGCAAGCTAGTTGTTTATCGCCAAATGATTTTAACCTCTAAACGAAGCTTAGAGCTGCTACAACGCTTGCATAAACATGAAAATGAATTAGCTCAACTACCAACGCAATTTCATTTAATGATTCAGGAGCGGCTTGATTCCTTGCTCACATACCATGAGCAACTGCTGTTAAAATATACAGGAAAATTAAAGCCTGAGCATTCGGAGTGGAGTAAAAGCATTGACTATGTCCAAAGAAATGAACTGATGGAGATTTTTATTAAGCAAATTAACTTTGCGCGCGAGGAAGGCGATACAGAGTTTTCAAGCTACCACTTGCTCTATATTTTATCGCGAATTTTAGATTACGAGGAAAACTTAGAGCATCTTGATACGCTCATTGTATCTTATCAAAATCATCACGGACATGAAATTAATGTGGAGTTTGAGGAAGAATTTATCTAATTATAGAAAACGACAGATTGGGAAAATCCAATTTGTCGTTTTTTTATATTTTATCTATAAAATTGTGAATATTTCATCAATTAAGTATAATGTATATAACAATAGGAGGCGATATAGAATATGGTGAATTTAGGGAAAATAGAGTTAACGAAAAAAGGGCAATCAGTAAACTTAACAAAATCACAACAGCAGGAAATTGGGGAAATTCTAATTAACTTAAATTGGAATCAGCAAGCAGCAAAACCCTCTGGCGGGTTTTTATCTTCTTTATTTGGCGCAAAATCAAATGGTCAGATTGATTTAGATTTAGGCTGTTTATATGAATTAACGGATGGTAGCAAAAGCTGTGTACAAGCTCTTGGTAATTTATTTGGTAGCTTGCATACCCCGCCTTTTATTGAATTAGACGGTGATGATCGTACGGGTATGGTAAGTGGTGGAGAAAATTTACGCATTAATGGAAATAAGGTAAGCGATATTAAGCGTGTGCTAGTCTATGCCTTTATTTATGAAGGGGTAGCAAATTGGTCTGAAGCAGATGGCGTTGTAACCGTCAATTACGGAGCAGGCCCTAATATTGAAGTGCGTTTAAATGAACATCGGAATGGCAAAAATATGTGTGCGATTGCTATGATTGAAAATGTCAATAATGAAACCTTTAAAGTGGAACGTCTTGTTGATTATTTTAGTGGACATCAGGATATGGACAAAGCCTATAATTGGGGGCTTTCTTGGCAGGCTGGTAGAAAATAATAAGTGATTTATATATAAAAGCCAGCATCATTTAGGAAAAGCCGATGCTGGCTTGGTGGATAGTGGTTAATGACGTAATGCTATTAGCTGCTGTTCTGCCTGCTGACGCTGGGCTACCTGCTTATCGCGCAATTTACGATAGTTAGTAATACCTGAAATAATTGTATCCCATACTTCTTCAAGTGTTTGTGTTGTAGCTGGCTGCTGTGCCAAAGAAGTGCTTAATTGAACTGCATCATTATTTGCGCCTCCATATTGCTTCATCCGATTTTCAAAGGCCGCTGCTGATTGATTTTGTAATTGCTGACGTTTTTCATTCATAGCATTGATAATACTCATTTTAAAAACAGGGATAGTCTTTACAAAGGCTCCATTAATTTGCTCAATCAGCTCACTATTCCCATTACGCAGCATCTCAATTTGTGGAGCCGCTAAAATTGCAACCATACGTGACTTCTCCAGCTCATCTATCTTCTGTGCCAGCATTTCAGCAATGGCTTGTAGATTATTTAACTCCATCTTAGCCATCTGGTTGCCTGCTGTGCTCTGCTTTTCATACATTGGTATAAGCGTAGTTGTTACTTCCTGTAACTTTAGCTCTGCTGCTACAATATATTTCTCAAGCTCCAGATAAAACGTTAAATCCTCATTATATAAGCGAGCAAGCATCCGATTATCCTTCGCCAATTCCTCTTCCATCAGCACAAATTGATAATGAATCTTTTCAATATCTCTACCAAGTGTATTATATTTTGCAAACAAATCTTCGTCGTTTTTAGGTTTCTGTTTAAATAGCTTTCTAAAAAAGCCTCTCTGCTCAATCACTTCTTTTTTATCGAATTTTGCCATTAAGGCTTCAAGCTGCTTTAATAATTCACCTGACTCATTCACTTTCGAATTTCCTATCATCTTTAAAATTTGATCTGAGAAATGGGATAGCTTCGTTGCAGGCGCTTTTCCTAGTTCCATTAGCTCTAGCTGGTTTTTTATATTAATGCCATTAGCAATTTGCTGTACTTCAGCACTCTCTTTTAATTGCTGCTTCACGGTTGCTGCAGTTTCTGCTGTTAGCTGCTCCAACATCATTATTTTGTAAGCCTCCTTTCTATCTATTAAAAAAATCGATTAAAGAGCTTTTTAATAATAGTATCAGGTGCATTTTTATCTTGCTTTGGCTCTTCATATTGCAGATCAAATAGCATATGCTCTAGTCGATGTATATCGTAGCAATCCTCCTGTAAATGCTTTTCTAAATCAAGCTTGCCTGTTGGATTATAAAAAATAATATCCACACCGAAACGATTTAAAAATGCTAGTAATACAATATCCTCACGTGACAAGGCTGGCTGTTGCGGTGCTTGGTATAAGACAAGTTTAGGTACTTCCTGTGCGTAGTCAAAGCCTTG is part of the Lysinibacillus sp. FSL K6-0232 genome and harbors:
- a CDS encoding nucleotidyltransferase-like protein produces the protein MEQVLRPIYQERASQSNTLGVILVEKREEQSNVTDTFDTVLLIIVKEAEQPVFSKHYLYEGNKVALHTVTEKLIRKWLLIGSNKKVVDWIFFGRVLFDRNEFLHKLKIELQEFPFNGRKIKTGIQFSKLIRRYLEGKEYFDKGSYLDAYNHVVDSLHHLGRLSIIDSGLYPEVTVWAQVKKIEPAIYKLYEELITSNEPIEKRLELLFLASEFLIHSRTRDGAQHILEVMQSKETWSIQELHDHHELVNYSVDLEVFVEYLVDKGYIQVEPVVAKNDMIFHRHYKVNKDALEIGQ
- a CDS encoding YgzB family protein produces the protein MKPYKSKINKIRSFALALIFIGFVVMYGGIFFKNSPILVLIFMTLGVLCIIGSTVVYAWIGLLSTRAVQVECPNCHKHTKVLGRVDMCMYCNEPLTLDPTLEGKEFDQSYNNKTKKS
- the perR gene encoding peroxide-responsive transcriptional repressor PerR codes for the protein MSATHLQDALDTLKTTGVRITPQRHAILEYLIQSMAHPTADEIYKALEGKFPNMSVATVYNNLRVFREVGLVKELTYGDASSRFDFVTNDHYHMICECCGKIVDFHYPGLDEIEQFASQVTGFDVHSHRLEIYGTCPSCKGAIAKVQ
- a CDS encoding D-2-hydroxyacid dehydrogenase, yielding MRIYFTFEPRPDLREPLLAQFPQVDFIFENGLSNEELAKADVLVTYGEDLTENNIQYATNLKWIFVASAGIEKMPAQAIMERGILVSNVRGIHKTPMAESMLAHILAIKRALPWIYEQQKMSEWSKKAKQTELRDSTALILGPGAIGSEVGRLLQAFGVATVGCNRSGKEAPYMDKMVSFVQLIEALPSADIVISVLPKTEGTTHLLKEEHFVAMKNNAIFMNFGRGNLVDEKVLIQAIQAEEIGYAVLDVFEEEPLPADHPLWTFPNVVVSPHISSHSSRYVERSLEIFKPSLAKWLKGETDLENVMDLSRGY
- the bcp gene encoding thioredoxin-dependent thiol peroxidase, with the translated sequence MTVIEGQKAPDFSLINEKGELVHLADFIGQYVILYFYPKDMTPGCTTEACDFRDKFEDFSQLNAVILGVSPDDANKHTKFIDKHKLPFSLLVDEDHKVAEAYGVWVLKKMYGREFMGVERSTFLIDPEGKLEKAWRKVRVKNHIEEVYAYLAEQEATT
- a CDS encoding glutamate-1-semialdehyde 2,1-aminomutase, which codes for MNHAKSEALHAEALQHIVGGVNSPSRSYKAVGGGSPVAMARGKGAYFWDVDGNRYIDYLAAYGPLVTGHGHPHIAKAIAHAAENGTLFGTPTEYEVTFAKMLKEAIPSMDKVRFNNSGTEAVMTTIRVARAYTGRTKIMKFAGCYHGHFDLVLVAAGSGPATLGTPDSAGVTTSTAEEVITVPFNNPEAFIEAMDTWGEQIAAILIEPIVGNFGIVEPKLGFLELVHATAKEKGALTIYDEVITAFRFHYGGAQNLLGLTPDLTALGKVIGGGLPIGAYGGRKDIMETVAPLGPAYQAGTMAGNPASMQAGIACLEVLQTPGIYDEMDRLGGILEQGILAAAKKHNITITVNRLKGALTVYFTDVQVENYEQAENTDGEVFGRFFKLMLEQGINLAPSKYEAWFLTTEHTEADILETIKAVDHAFSQL
- a CDS encoding FUSC family protein, whose translation is MKLGARVFKTGVAIVLALFIAELLNLPSPVFAGIAAIFAIQPSIYRSYQTIVEQVQANIIGAAIAVVFGLLFGHHVVAIGIAVIITIGVMLKFKLEKSLSLALVSVVAIMEFQRDDFLTFGLIRFCTILIGVLAAFVVNLVFLPPKYEVKLFRKIYILQDDIIRWTRLAVRQASEHTSTKGALSKFKSRMLRVDALYELYKEERNYFKNKKYVKARKLVVYRQMILTSKRSLELLQRLHKHENELAQLPTQFHLMIQERLDSLLTYHEQLLLKYTGKLKPEHSEWSKSIDYVQRNELMEIFIKQINFAREEGDTEFSSYHLLYILSRILDYEENLEHLDTLIVSYQNHHGHEINVEFEEEFI
- a CDS encoding TerD family protein, whose amino-acid sequence is MVNLGKIELTKKGQSVNLTKSQQQEIGEILINLNWNQQAAKPSGGFLSSLFGAKSNGQIDLDLGCLYELTDGSKSCVQALGNLFGSLHTPPFIELDGDDRTGMVSGGENLRINGNKVSDIKRVLVYAFIYEGVANWSEADGVVTVNYGAGPNIEVRLNEHRNGKNMCAIAMIENVNNETFKVERLVDYFSGHQDMDKAYNWGLSWQAGRK
- a CDS encoding toxic anion resistance protein — translated: MMLEQLTAETAATVKQQLKESAEVQQIANGINIKNQLELMELGKAPATKLSHFSDQILKMIGNSKVNESGELLKQLEALMAKFDKKEVIEQRGFFRKLFKQKPKNDEDLFAKYNTLGRDIEKIHYQFVLMEEELAKDNRMLARLYNEDLTFYLELEKYIVAAELKLQEVTTTLIPMYEKQSTAGNQMAKMELNNLQAIAEMLAQKIDELEKSRMVAILAAPQIEMLRNGNSELIEQINGAFVKTIPVFKMSIINAMNEKRQQLQNQSAAAFENRMKQYGGANNDAVQLSTSLAQQPATTQTLEEVWDTIISGITNYRKLRDKQVAQRQQAEQQLIALRH